One Thermodesulfovibrionales bacterium genomic window, ACACTATCGATATGGCGCATACCTCATCGATAATCGTCTCATGCGCAAGTTTCGCCAACCTTATGAAATTTAGTATCACAAAGCACAATCCCAATAAGTTTGAAGATGTTGGTAAAATATGGTTCGACATATTGTATCCGTTCTTAGGCATTTGTGAATCCTCCTTATCCTTGGTAATAGCATCTCACAGAATAAATGCTCCCAGACCATTTCATTGCTGCCGACGAACATCGACGAGATTGCTTTGGCTGAGATACCCGAGTTCATGTCTTCTTCTCTTGCATAAGTGAGACGACCAGTTGACAAAAAAGGTTACAGTCAGGTAGAAGTGTATTGGACAGAATTATTCGGAGCTCCATCTTATGCTGCCTTGGCGAGGGGGGGGTAGAGTGCCGTTTCCGTTGGAGCTAAAAACCGCTACGGTTCCTGTCGGCTCTTCACAAGATTTGAGTAGACACAGGCATAATGGCACCGAAAGAAATCATGGCGGAGAAACGTAATACGTAGGTTGGCGTGTGAAAGAGTACGAGTTCGGAGGCCCTAATATGCCCAGTATGGGCCGCTCCCCAAGCTCGATGCTCTCCCCTCGAGTCCTACGACAACGCTCCGCCCGAGAAAGAACGGGAGCCCCCAATCGAACCCGTCTGCCATGGTGCCGCCAAGTTCTGCAAACACATTGTTCGAAAAGTTGCTGAGAAGGTTGTCGTAGTTCCCTATCTGGAAAGAAATCGCTCCGCCCGATGAAACGAAGCCGGCTTCATTCGTCGCGGATAGTGTCACCGTTGATGACGGGCAGAACCAGGTCGAGTCAGGCACGGGACACCTTGGGAGGTCATTTGCAGACTGGCCAGTAAAGAACAGCCCATTTGATCCCGTGTCGAGATAACCGCTATAGGGAAGACCGTTGAAAACCGTGGTAATATCTCCGTAGTCGTCAGCCGGAAATGCTGTCGCCGAAAAGGGGGCGTTGTTGGACTGCGTGCCGACACCGAGGAGGAGCTGACCATTGATAGATGGCACTCCTCCCAGTGGTACATGCGGCACCTGCACAATAATGCCGTTGTTATCCTGAGGCAAAAGAAAAACGGGGTTCTGGACCTGAGAAGAGAGTGCGACGGCCGTCGGAGTGCATCCTGACGCGCTGCATGCGTAATACATGCCGTTATGCGCAGACGTTTCACATGCCGGACCGCAGTCCTGGGCAAAGGGACCAACACCGAGCAGTCCATTGAATCCTGCGTCCGTAGGACTGAGATCCGCGTTTCGGCATCCGCTCGGACGTGTACCGAAGGCGGAGTCGATTACCTGAATCGGGACTTCCACGGAAGGCTCGTTTCCCAGAATAACACTTCCTATCTGCACAGGTCCCCAGTCGGATGATCCGTCTCCGAACTGTATGCACTCGGCAAGCGAGCCTGAACCTGTGATTGACTGAGTAAGAGGGACCTTCAAAACCCCCTTGAAGATTCTCAGGCCGTAACTTCCGGTGTCCAGCAGGATGTCGT contains:
- a CDS encoding DUF3443 domain-containing protein, whose product is MKSSKVLLVGLIVFVFLGGALAARRGNAAQSIALPSGPQVFPPYSFVGSPSPVTVTDPSKILPIGVGAGNTLSLQISLGQFSGPVDIYFGIFAPALDPNNVYILTASGALQSASSGVTPWKIAAVDNINETLFGAIPVSALPIGTYVFGLLVTPHDRLDSYYLWATEGIVGSQVSKTASLPNVIPITVNGSLCSADSYPNKPCVSVTVCSPGTTNCQTINDILLDTGSYGLRIFKGVLKVPLTQSITGSGSLAECIQFGDGSSDWGPVQIGSVILGNEPSVEVPIQVIDSAFGTRPSGCRNADLSPTDAGFNGLLGVGPFAQDCGPACETSAHNGMYYACSASGCTPTAVALSSQVQNPVFLLPQDNNGIIVQVPHVPLGGVPSINGQLLLGVGTQSNNAPFSATAFPADDYGDITTVFNGLPYSGYLDTGSNGLFFTGQSANDLPRCPVPDSTWFCPSSTVTLSATNEAGFVSSGGAISFQIGNYDNLLSNFSNNVFAELGGTMADGFDWGLPFFLGRSVVVGLEGRASSLGSGPYWAY